The DNA segment TTGGAATCGGTAGCGGGAACACTACATGACAGTATTGAACTAAAGTTACAGCAACCCGGCCAATTAGAACCAGTGATTGAGCAACTTTTACCTAATATCTGTATAGTTGGTCAAAGCTGCATTCCCAAACAATCAAATTCCCAACGTCATATTTTAACTGCAATTAACCAAAGTGATTACTATGTGAGGTTTTTTGATACTTCTGAGCGCTTAATGGCGATCGCCGGTACTTATCCACAAGGATTATCTCTGGCGTTTAATGACAAATCTTGGCAAACCTTGGAAGATGCTCAAGGCAATCTTTACCATCAAATTTCCTTTATACTACACACCCAAGACAACAGCGATTGGGGTTATATGCAGGTAGGGCGCAGTCTTGCAGACTACAAGGGTTATCTAGAGGCGATGAAACTCGCTTTAGGAATAGGATTACCAATCACATTAGTTTTCATTGGTTTGGCTAGTTGGTGGTTAGCAGGATTAGCAATGCAACAGATTTATCACTCATATAGGCAAATCCAACAATTTACGGCCGATGCAGCCCACGAATTGCGGACACCATTAGCAGCAACACAAGCGACGATAGAATCAGCGTTATTTTTGCCCCAATTTGATCAAATGGAAGGGCGAGAAATTCTCCGAACCATACAACGTCAGAATCAGCGACTCACAACACTAGTCACAGATTTATTACTGCTGACTCGCTTAGATCGTCAAACTGTGTCAATATCACCGCATATTTGCTGCTTAAATGATATTGTTACCGACTTAATAGAAGAATTTGCCGCCTTAGCGATCGCATCAGATGTCACCCTGTTATCCACTATAGATATGTCTGATATATTACATATCAACGGCAACGAAGATCAGCTTTATCGTCTATTTTCTAACTTAATCATCAATGCGATTCAATACACACCACCAAATGGAAAAGTGATTGTTTACTTAGTCCGTAGTGATAATTTTGCTGTAATTCAAGTGCAAGATACGGGCATTGGTATTCCCACGCAGGAAATTTCTCAGATTTTTGATCGCTTCTATCGAGTGAATAGCGATCGCTCTCGGATTACTGGCGGTTCTGGATTAGGATTAGCGATCGCGCAAGCAATTGTTGATGCACACCACGGCAGTATAGATGTGCAAAGTGAGTTAACAAAAGGTAGTCAGTTTATTGTCAAGTTACCGTTATACTTGACAAAAATGCAATCACCTTAACCTCTCAGTGATGATTTGCACCAAAATCTAACACTTCAAATGAAGATGCCAAGCCAATTTTGCTGCACCCACCATTCCCGCAGTATTGCCCAATTTGGCTGGTAAAATCTGTAAGCCGGCGCGAGATGTAGCCATGACTCGCTGCTCAATTTCTGCCTTAACTGCGGGGACAAAAAACTTAAAGCTAGCACTAACTCCGCCACCCAGAATAATTGCTTCGGGAGTTAATACGTAAATCAAACTAGCTAAACCAATACCCAAATCCTTACCATATTCTTGCCAAAAAGTCAATGCTGAACTATCTCCGGCGGCGGCAAGTGCGCCTAATTCGGCGGGTTCCTTACCTGTGCGGCGACGAATTGCCGTAATGGAAGCATACTGTTCTAAAGAACCGGAATTGCCACTATTACACATGGGTCCATCGGGGTTAAAGGTAATTAAACCCAGTTCCCCGGCTGCGCCTTGATGTCCGACAAAAAGTTTGCCATCCCAAATAATCGCACCACCAACCCCAGTTCCTAAGGTCAACAAAATCAGATTTTGAAAGTGGCGACCAGCACCTAACCAAGCTTCTGCCAATCCTGCACAGTTAGCATCGTTAGCAATAACGGTAGGTTTACCAGTTTTGGTTTCTAACCAGTCCGCCAAAGGCACATTTTGCCATCCTGGCAAGTTGATAGCGATTTGGGCAATGCGTCCGGTTTTATCAGCCGGGCCAGGAGTACCCACACCAATGGCCACAGCTTTATTATAGGGGTCAACTTGCGCGATCGCATCTACCATGACAGCTAGAACGGCTTCTGGTGTCGATGGTTGGGGAGTTGCCACAGTCAAAGATTGTAAACAAGTGCCATCTGGGTTGAACCGTCCCAGCTTAATCGCTGTTCCCCCCACATCAATACCAATTAATTGTGAATTAACCACCTGAAAAAATAAAACAGACCTAACCTGTGTAGTAATTTAGCTTTTTTGGGTTTTATGATCAAAAATTTCGGAGTTGTCTGTTTGTTTGGCAGCGATACGTGAACTAGTCACCATTGCAGAATGAACACTTGATGGTTCCTGCCAAGCTGTGATGGGTGTACCCCGTAACAAGCCGGACAAAGCAACGGATAACATAAAGCCGCCAGTAGCAGCCGCAATTAAAGAAATATTATCTTTCACTCTACTCTCTCGGTAATAACTTCAAAAATATTTAGACGCAGAAACAGTCTGTATAGATGCCATTAAAACTTAATTTTTGACTATTTCCGCATTCTATTCTCGCGCCGTAATCGAGGATTGACAAACTCATTTAACCCCTCACCCAGTAGTGATAACCCTACTACCATCAATGTCATTGCTAAACCAGGAAACAGGGTAGTCCACCAAATGCCTGTAGGTAGCGCTTCTAGGGCTTGTCTGAGGTCGTGTCCCCATTCTGGCACTTCTTCGGGAAGTCCTAGCCCCAAAAAGCCTAAACCACCTAACACTAAAATTGCATCGGCCGCGTTGAGGGTAAATAGTACGGGTACGCTTTGAATAACGTTAAAAAATAGATAGCGTGATAGTACCACCCAAGTAGAAGCACCCATGGACTGAGCCGCTTCAATAAATACTTCTGTTTTGACGCTCACAGTGTGATTACGTACAACTCGATAATATTGGGGTACGTAGGCAATGCTAATGGCGATCGCCGCATTAAAAATTCCCCGACCGACGACAAAAGCCAGTGTGACAGAAAGCAGTAGCCCCGGTAAGGTGTAGATACTATCCATGAGAAACAGCAACACCTTATCTAATTTACCGCCCAAATAGCCACTCACCATTCCCAACGGCACACCAATAAACATACTGAGTGATGTAGCTAAAATGACCACTTGTAATGCAGCTTGAACACCGAACAATGTGCGGGAAAATACATCATGTCCCAGGCGACTTGTACCAAACCAATATTTGGCTGATGGTGGTTCTTGAATGGGGTTAGACAGGAACTCTCTGGGGTCTTGCAACCATCCCCAAGCTTGTAATACGGGAGCGAAGAATGCCAAAAAGAGGAAAAATAGAGTGATGGCTATCCCAATCAGCATTAATTTTTGGGACAGGTTGGGATTTTGAGCAAAACGTAAAAATGTCGGTAGCTGACGTTTAGTCATGGCTATGAGCGATCGCGTGCATAAAGCAAGATACCATTTTACAGATAAGATGCTCTGGTTTCCTGGAAACATCCGGGGGATGCCACTCTGGATTATTTTAAGATTGCGTTCGCATCAGCTGTTTTATGAACTCACGCGGTTGTAATATTAGCAACAGAAGATTCTAGGAATAAAGTCCATGCAAGTTAGCCTGACAACAAGTATCTTGAAGACAGGTAAGTTTTATTGGTTACTTCTGTTTTCATCTCCGTTGTTACTCATGACCTCTGATGCAGTGGTAGCAATTGTAGCGCCCCAACGAATTGCCCAAGTAACTCCTAGAGCTAGTATTAGCCGTCCTACCCTCAAACTTGGCAGTCAAGGAGAACGGGTATCAGAACTTCAAGCAGCTTTAAAACTATTGGGCTTTTACTCAGGTGCAGTGGATGGTATCTACAAAGAGGACACAGCCAGCGCTGTTTCTCGGTTCAAGCAAGCAGTTAATTTGAATCCAGATGGTATTGTTGACGCTATGACTTGGCAACGACTATTCCCCACAGAGCCAATAGTTACACCAACCATCTCTTTACCTAACCAGCCATCTAACTTAAGACCAAATTTTCCTGTTCCCACTCAAACCAGCCCACCGACAAGGGTGACGAATCCTCAACCTCAGCCAAGACCTACCTTAACTCCTGGACAAATCCCTGGTGTCCAATATACCACCGAGGGATTGCCGATTTTACGTTTAGGAATGCGGAATTCAGAAGTCAGGAAGCTGCAAGAACGACTAAAACAGCTTGGTTTTTTGGCAGGCGATGTAGATGGAGATTTTGGCATTAATACTGAAGCCGCAGTCAAAGCTGCACAACAGCGCTATGGTCTGGAGGCTGACGGTGTAGTTGGTGGTGCTACCTGGGCAGCACTATTGCGACGATAGTTAAGCTGGTAAACTTTTTCAATTGCTAAATAAAACTGATGAAACACTTTTTGCTAACTTGGCTGGGTACTGCGGTGGCTTTGCTCATCACCGCTAACGTTGTTCCTGGATTTTTTGTCAGGAATTTTGGAGCGGCTTTAGTCGCTGTAGCAATTATCGGTTTGGTGAATGCGTTTATTCGACCAATTTTCAGCATTTTAGCCTTTCCGATTACTTTAATCACCTTTGGTTTGTTTACATTTGTGATCAATGCCTTAACCCTTTGGCTAGCAAGTAACCTCACTCCTGGTTATGGTTTTGAAATTCAAGGTTTCTGGCCTGCTTTCGTGGGTTCAATTGTGCTGACAATTGTTTCTAGTCTGATTAGCTATTTTTTGAGAACAATTTTGTAAAACAGGCAACAGCTATTGTTACCGCCCCTGGTTCCCCCTGTAAGCGAAAAATGCGTTTAGAAACCAATAAGCTGGTTTTTAACTCTTGGTTTCTAGTTAAAGATGGGGTGATGTGGGAGGCGGCGAGAATAGCAGCAGCTTCAGCTACGCTGGAAGTTCCCACTGTTTTTTCAACGATTTTGGCAGGGTTGGGGACATATACAGTAGACAAAATATCTGCGCTAAAGATTTTTAAGGGAAAACTGCGTAGACGACAAAGTTCTAGTAAACCCACTTCTGAGGCTTTTGTATCGATGGTAGCAATACCTGCGATCGCATTTTCGTGAAGTTGATTTTCTTGAAATACTTTTTGTATTGCCGTTGCCATTAACTGCCGCGAACTACCCTTTTGACAACCAATTCCTACCCATAAATTTTGTGCCGGCATAAGTCATTTAATCCGTGCAAAATGCCTAGAAAGCCCAGCAATGTTAACTGCAATCAGCTTTTTATTTTACCAGTCTATCAAACTTATACTGAGAACCTCCGGATTTAATCCGGGGGATAAAAGTTAATTGTCTAATGAATTAGACAACATCTAAATGATAAAATTAAAGTGCGTATGTATAGGATGAAAAACTCCATAACAAAAAACATACTTACGCACTTAATTAACAATCAAGTAGCCATATAGCTAGGATTAAACCTAGTCGAGGTGGGTAGGGCATTTTGACAGTGCCACAACGAATTGATTTGTTCAAGAAATTAAATAAATCATATCGTAAACGTTGCTTAGTGGGTTTTTTAGACCCCGTAGCAACATCAGTTTAGAATCCCTCGGTTTCTAACCGAGGGAGATGTCAATATAATACCTGGAAACTGCTCTTTATAATACTGTTGCACATCATAAAACC comes from the Nodularia sp. NIES-3585 genome and includes:
- a CDS encoding ABC transporter permease; its protein translation is MAMTKRQLPTFLRFAQNPNLSQKLMLIGIAITLFFLFLAFFAPVLQAWGWLQDPREFLSNPIQEPPSAKYWFGTSRLGHDVFSRTLFGVQAALQVVILATSLSMFIGVPLGMVSGYLGGKLDKVLLFLMDSIYTLPGLLLSVTLAFVVGRGIFNAAIAISIAYVPQYYRVVRNHTVSVKTEVFIEAAQSMGASTWVVLSRYLFFNVIQSVPVLFTLNAADAILVLGGLGFLGLGLPEEVPEWGHDLRQALEALPTGIWWTTLFPGLAMTLMVVGLSLLGEGLNEFVNPRLRRENRMRK
- a CDS encoding cobalamin biosynthesis protein — its product is MPAQNLWVGIGCQKGSSRQLMATAIQKVFQENQLHENAIAGIATIDTKASEVGLLELCRLRSFPLKIFSADILSTVYVPNPAKIVEKTVGTSSVAEAAAILAASHITPSLTRNQELKTSLLVSKRIFRLQGEPGAVTIAVACFTKLFSKNS
- a CDS encoding phage holin family protein encodes the protein MKHFLLTWLGTAVALLITANVVPGFFVRNFGAALVAVAIIGLVNAFIRPIFSILAFPITLITFGLFTFVINALTLWLASNLTPGYGFEIQGFWPAFVGSIVLTIVSSLISYFLRTIL
- a CDS encoding peptidoglycan-binding protein, whose product is MQVSLTTSILKTGKFYWLLLFSSPLLLMTSDAVVAIVAPQRIAQVTPRASISRPTLKLGSQGERVSELQAALKLLGFYSGAVDGIYKEDTASAVSRFKQAVNLNPDGIVDAMTWQRLFPTEPIVTPTISLPNQPSNLRPNFPVPTQTSPPTRVTNPQPQPRPTLTPGQIPGVQYTTEGLPILRLGMRNSEVRKLQERLKQLGFLAGDVDGDFGINTEAAVKAAQQRYGLEADGVVGGATWAALLRR
- the rppB gene encoding two-component system sensor histidine kinase RppB, giving the protein MNQNKLFQQTRLRLALWYALVMAVILSLCGYGIYRVVSRFHWRTLDRELESVAGTLHDSIELKLQQPGQLEPVIEQLLPNICIVGQSCIPKQSNSQRHILTAINQSDYYVRFFDTSERLMAIAGTYPQGLSLAFNDKSWQTLEDAQGNLYHQISFILHTQDNSDWGYMQVGRSLADYKGYLEAMKLALGIGLPITLVFIGLASWWLAGLAMQQIYHSYRQIQQFTADAAHELRTPLAATQATIESALFLPQFDQMEGREILRTIQRQNQRLTTLVTDLLLLTRLDRQTVSISPHICCLNDIVTDLIEEFAALAIASDVTLLSTIDMSDILHINGNEDQLYRLFSNLIINAIQYTPPNGKVIVYLVRSDNFAVIQVQDTGIGIPTQEISQIFDRFYRVNSDRSRITGGSGLGLAIAQAIVDAHHGSIDVQSELTKGSQFIVKLPLYLTKMQSP
- a CDS encoding ROK family protein — protein: MVNSQLIGIDVGGTAIKLGRFNPDGTCLQSLTVATPQPSTPEAVLAVMVDAIAQVDPYNKAVAIGVGTPGPADKTGRIAQIAINLPGWQNVPLADWLETKTGKPTVIANDANCAGLAEAWLGAGRHFQNLILLTLGTGVGGAIIWDGKLFVGHQGAAGELGLITFNPDGPMCNSGNSGSLEQYASITAIRRRTGKEPAELGALAAAGDSSALTFWQEYGKDLGIGLASLIYVLTPEAIILGGGVSASFKFFVPAVKAEIEQRVMATSRAGLQILPAKLGNTAGMVGAAKLAWHLHLKC